AAAATATGTTGTCATTTTGGAATTTAATTTGATGTAATAAGGGACTTCATTTCACGTACAGACTTTTCTAATCCTATAGCTAAAGCCCTTGCAACAATACTATGACCTATGTTTAACTCGTTCATATTGTTAATTGATGCAATTTTTTTTACATTATTGTAGTTAAGGCCATGACCAGCATTAACAACTAATCCAAGGTCATTTGCTAAATGTGTAGACTCTATAATCCTTTGGAGCTCTTTATACTCTTCAGATCCTGTTAGTTCAGCATATTTTCCAGTATGCAATTCTATTAAATTAAAACCTATTTCTTTGGAATAATTTATCTGGTCACCAATAGGATCAATAAATGCACTTACTTGTATATTTGAATCTTTTAAATCTCCAACAAAATTCTTAAGGTATTGCAAATTACTTTTTAAATCCAACCCTCCTTCAGTAGTTACTTCTTCTCTTTTCTCGGGTACAAGCGTTACATAATCGGGAAGAATTTTTTTAGCAATTTCTAACATTTCTTCTGTAGCAGCCATTTCTAAATTAAGTTTCGTTTTTATGGTCTCTTTCAGGAGGAATACGTCTCTATCTTGTATATGCCTTCTATCTTCTCTTAGATGAACTGTTATGGAATCAGCACCTCCTAATTCAGCTAAAAAAGCAAATTGTACAGGATCAGGCTCCACAGTTTTCCTTGCTTGCCTTACATTTGCAATATGATCAATGTTTACTCCTAAAGTAACCATAATTTTAATAATCCTACCTTCCAGACAATCTAGTAACCGCCCAATACTAGCTAATAAAAAAAGGCAAACACTTAAATTATTAATATATAGTAAATAGAACTTGAAGAAAAAATCCCTAGATAATTGGCATAAAATAAACCCTATTCTGGGATTTATTGCAATGTTCATTACCCAGGACGTTGTTTTAAGGTTTTTTTTTAGAAGAAAGAAAATATTAAATAATGGTTTTTCGATTCCCAAAAATTCCTCTATAATTTTGGCTCCAACCCACAGATCAAGATGGGATGGCTTAATACTCACCATGGCAATGGGTAGAAGGATAAAACAAAAAGATTGTAGATTTATGGTTACTAAATCCGAAATGAGAGGCATACAAGGTTGGTTTTTAAAAAGACTTGGATGTTTTTCGATAAATCAATTATCGCCATCTCTTTCAGCGTTAAGATATGCTATTGATCTTATAGAAAAAGGAGAACAACTAGTAGTTTTCCCAGAAGGAAGGATTAACAAATATGGGAAAAAATTAGTTCTCAGAGAAGGACTATATAGATTAGCTAGATTAGCTACAAAAAAAACAAAGTCTATAATCATTATTCCAATTGGAATTGCTTACAGCAAAGTACCTCCCAACTTTAGGGGCGAATTTTGTTTATCCTTTGGAAAACCAATCCCAATAAATGATTACTTAAAATTTACTATTAAAGACTTTAATATTTTTTTAAATGAGAAAATGACTCAAGAGGAAGAAAAAGCATTAAAAAATGTAGGTAGATGAATCTGCAATAGGTTACTATATTTTTTAATAATTGAACAAGAAAATGAAATTCTTAAAACTAATCCCAATTTTATTAATATTTTTTGGTAATGTTCCTTACAAAAATGAAGTTCATGCAGAAATAAAGAATCCAAAAGACTTCAGAGTTCTCTTATCTGAAGGTAAAAAGTTCTCCATTTCAACAGTAGGAAATTTCATAAAAAAGGGTGATAAGTTCTTAGAAAGTGGAGATTTTGATAAGGCTAAAGCCTCCTACCTTGATGCGAGGAAATTAGCCACAAATCTTGGTTCATACTATTCAGACCTAAATAAAGTATTCAAAGGAGTGGATGCAAGGATACCAAATGAAATGAGAAAGAAGGGTAAAGCCTCATTACAAATTTTGGCAGAATCTAATGAAAGACTAGTATCTGTTTACATTAAAACTGAACAGCCTGAGGTGGCTGTACCACTACTTATTGAAAATCTAAGAATATTGACTCCTAATAGCCCTGAAGGAAAAGAAGCTTATAAAAA
This region of Prochlorococcus sp. MIT 0604 genomic DNA includes:
- a CDS encoding pyridoxine 5'-phosphate synthase, which produces MVTLGVNIDHIANVRQARKTVEPDPVQFAFLAELGGADSITVHLREDRRHIQDRDVFLLKETIKTKLNLEMAATEEMLEIAKKILPDYVTLVPEKREEVTTEGGLDLKSNLQYLKNFVGDLKDSNIQVSAFIDPIGDQINYSKEIGFNLIELHTGKYAELTGSEEYKELQRIIESTHLANDLGLVVNAGHGLNYNNVKKIASINNMNELNIGHSIVARALAIGLEKSVREMKSLITSN
- a CDS encoding 1-acyl-sn-glycerol-3-phosphate acyltransferase — protein: MFITQDVVLRFFFRRKKILNNGFSIPKNSSIILAPTHRSRWDGLILTMAMGRRIKQKDCRFMVTKSEMRGIQGWFLKRLGCFSINQLSPSLSALRYAIDLIEKGEQLVVFPEGRINKYGKKLVLREGLYRLARLATKKTKSIIIIPIGIAYSKVPPNFRGEFCLSFGKPIPINDYLKFTIKDFNIFLNEKMTQEEEKALKNVGR